The Chrysemys picta bellii isolate R12L10 chromosome 12, ASM1138683v2, whole genome shotgun sequence genome has a segment encoding these proteins:
- the LOC103306887 gene encoding histone H1.4-like, producing the protein MPGSVSLPAAFAASRAARENPRRKRRRKPTLSQVILRAAAVPAAGRGVSLAAIKKTLEGEGYDVRKNKGRIKAVLRYLLSQGALRRVSGSGASGSFRLQRGGGAAKAKTRETAAAKRRQSSAKTGTAAPGPNDPSGEIKPAAARPKRVSGSPGKIRGTVATRRKQILEDIIKGTFLLE; encoded by the coding sequence ATGCCCGGTTCAGTTTCTCTCCCCGCGGCTTTTGCGGCCTCCCGCGCGGCTCGGGAGAATCCCCGGCGCAAGAGAAGGAGGAAACCGACTCTCAGCCAGGTCATTCTCCGGGCTGCTGCTGTCCCCGCTGCCGGCAGAGGCGTCTCTCTTGCCGCCATCAAGAAGACGCTGGAGGGCGAGGGATACGACGTGCGGAAGAACAAGGGCCGCATCAAGGCTGTGCTCCGTTATCTCCTGAGCCAAGGGGCCCTGCGTCGGGTCAGCGGCAGCGGCGCCTCGGGCTCTTTCAGGCTCCAGCGGGGAGGCGGCGCCGCCAAAGCAAAAACGAGGGAAACAGCCGCGGCCAAGAGGCGCCAGAGCTCGGCGAAGACAGGaacagctgccccagggccaaaTGACCCCAGCGGGGAAATCAAACCGGCTGCTGCACGGCCCAAGAGGGTCAGCGGGAGCCCGGGCAAAATCAGGGGGACGGTGGCAACGCGCAGGAAGCAAATCTTAGAAGATATTATTAAGGGCACCTTCCTTCTGGAGTGA